In a single window of the Aridibaculum aurantiacum genome:
- a CDS encoding 2,3,4,5-tetrahydropyridine-2,6-dicarboxylate N-succinyltransferase — protein MDQSLIQTAWGDRSLLKDEKYAQAVRDVIEEVDKGRLRVASPSENGWVTNEWVKQAILMYFGIQQMETFTLPPFEFYDKMKLKSNYKELGVRAVPHAVARYGAYLAKNVVMMPSYVNIGAYVDEGTMVDTWATVGSCAQIGKDVHLSGGVGIGGVLEPLQASPVIVEDGCFLGSRSIVVEGVHLEKEVVLGANVVLTQSTKIIDVSGSEPVEYKGRVPARSVVIPGSYIKKFPAGEYNVSCALIIGQRKASTDLKTSLNDALRDFNVAV, from the coding sequence ATGGATCAATCATTGATACAAACAGCATGGGGAGATCGTTCATTGCTGAAAGATGAGAAATACGCGCAGGCAGTACGCGATGTGATAGAAGAAGTAGATAAAGGAAGGCTGCGTGTTGCCTCACCTTCAGAAAATGGATGGGTAACAAACGAATGGGTGAAACAGGCAATTCTCATGTACTTCGGTATTCAGCAGATGGAGACGTTCACACTTCCTCCGTTTGAGTTTTACGATAAAATGAAGCTGAAGAGCAACTACAAGGAATTGGGTGTACGTGCCGTTCCGCATGCTGTTGCACGTTATGGTGCTTACCTGGCAAAGAACGTGGTAATGATGCCCAGCTATGTAAACATTGGTGCTTATGTAGATGAAGGAACCATGGTAGATACATGGGCTACTGTAGGTAGTTGTGCGCAGATTGGCAAGGATGTTCACCTTAGTGGTGGTGTAGGAATAGGTGGTGTGCTGGAGCCACTACAAGCAAGTCCGGTAATAGTAGAAGATGGTTGCTTCCTGGGAAGCCGCAGCATTGTGGTAGAAGGCGTTCACCTGGAGAAAGAGGTGGTGCTAGGTGCAAATGTGGTTCTTACACAATCGACCAAGATCATTGACGTAAGCGGCAGCGAACCGGTAGAATATAAAGGACGTGTACCTGCAAGAAGTGTTGTTATTCCTGGTAGCTATATCAAGAAATTCCCTGCAGGCGAATACAATGTGAGCTGTGCGCTGATCATCGGACAACGTAAAGCAAGTACCGACCTGAAGACCAGCCTGAATGATGCACTTAGAGATTTTAATGTAGCGGTGTAG
- a CDS encoding glycosyltransferase family 9 protein, which yields MQKILVIQTAFIGDVVLATALVEKLHEHYPAASIDFLLRKGNEGLLANHPYLNEVLIWNKQEDKYKNLLQMLQRIRNKHYDVVINVQRFAATGFLTVLSGAKHTVGFDKNPWSFLFSKKVKHVISTADNVLHEVERNQELIRHLTDARPAKPRLYPSAADREKIATLQHEPYICIAPASVWFTKQFPKEKWIELLDVLPAVHKVYLLGAPSDKDLCETIRTGTSNKNVENLAGKLNLLQSTALQEGAEMNYVNDSAPMHFASSVNAPVTAVYCSTVPSFGFGPLSECSSIVQTEEPLACKPCGLHGHKACPLGHFKCAHTIRAQQLLEVLDQKIVAGK from the coding sequence ATGCAGAAAATTCTTGTTATTCAAACAGCCTTTATTGGAGATGTAGTATTAGCTACTGCCTTGGTTGAAAAACTTCATGAGCATTATCCTGCTGCGTCAATAGATTTCCTGCTTAGAAAAGGAAATGAAGGTCTGCTGGCAAATCATCCATATCTAAATGAAGTATTGATTTGGAATAAACAAGAAGACAAATACAAGAACCTGCTTCAGATGTTGCAGCGCATCCGCAACAAGCATTACGATGTTGTGATAAATGTGCAGCGTTTTGCTGCCACAGGATTTCTCACTGTTTTATCCGGCGCAAAACATACAGTTGGCTTTGATAAAAATCCATGGAGTTTCCTTTTTTCAAAAAAAGTAAAACACGTAATAAGTACTGCAGACAATGTGCTGCACGAAGTAGAACGAAACCAGGAATTAATCAGGCATCTTACGGATGCACGGCCTGCCAAACCTCGTCTGTATCCTTCTGCAGCAGACAGGGAAAAGATAGCAACGCTTCAGCACGAGCCTTACATATGTATAGCACCTGCTTCGGTTTGGTTTACCAAACAGTTTCCAAAGGAAAAATGGATTGAATTGCTGGATGTTTTACCTGCAGTTCATAAAGTTTATTTGCTTGGTGCTCCATCTGATAAAGATCTATGTGAAACTATCCGCACCGGTACATCCAATAAAAATGTAGAAAACCTGGCAGGAAAGCTAAACCTGCTTCAGTCAACAGCCTTGCAGGAAGGAGCTGAAATGAACTATGTAAACGACTCCGCTCCTATGCATTTTGCTTCATCTGTAAATGCTCCTGTTACAGCGGTATATTGTTCTACCGTTCCATCTTTTGGCTTTGGGCCGCTCAGCGAGTGCAGCTCGATTGTACAAACGGAGGAGCCATTAGCCTGTAAGCCTTGCGGACTGCACGGCCACAAAGCATGTCCATTGGGACATTTCAAATGCGCACATACCATCCGCGCCCAGCAATTGCTGGAAGTACTGGATCAAAAAATTGTAGCTGGCAAATGA
- a CDS encoding TlpA family protein disulfide reductase has product MKNWFLILVLSLVANLLAAQPPRLVIPPNHFGVLQNVSFAEMELEDTSGQMISTASLKGKTIYVDFWFTQCPPCIREIPYARDLQSFFAADTSIVFLNICIENIERKQAWKDMVKDKRLAASMYFMHVIAHKRLTCYALSV; this is encoded by the coding sequence ATGAAAAACTGGTTTCTGATCCTTGTCCTTTCGCTGGTGGCGAACCTCCTGGCCGCTCAGCCACCACGACTAGTTATTCCTCCAAATCACTTTGGGGTTTTGCAAAATGTTTCTTTCGCTGAAATGGAACTGGAAGACACCAGCGGACAGATGATCTCTACTGCTTCTTTAAAAGGCAAGACCATCTATGTCGATTTTTGGTTTACCCAATGCCCACCGTGCATCAGGGAAATACCATACGCCAGAGACCTACAGTCATTCTTTGCTGCCGATACCAGCATCGTGTTTTTAAACATCTGCATAGAAAACATAGAACGAAAGCAGGCATGGAAGGATATGGTGAAGGATAAAAGATTGGCGGCATCAATGTATTTTATGCACGTAATCGCCCACAAAAGATTAACCTGCTACGCACTTTCCGTGTAA
- a CDS encoding L-threonylcarbamoyladenylate synthase, which yields MTDFTNDVEQCLRVLESGGVILYPTDTIWALGCDATNDLAVEKLLTICRRQAGKGLVVILPTERDVLQYTANPDLEVFDYLKTQQKPTTVIYEHGFGVADAILGADGSIAIRLVTEDFCRHLLKRFKKPVVATAASLSETAFPHNFSEVDIEIKNNVEYVVQHRQNEKVEFEPSAIIRWKNAQVEVVRP from the coding sequence ATGACAGATTTTACCAACGATGTTGAACAATGCCTGCGGGTATTAGAAAGTGGAGGAGTAATTCTGTATCCTACAGATACCATTTGGGCATTAGGATGCGATGCTACTAACGATCTGGCGGTTGAAAAACTGCTTACAATTTGTCGCCGGCAAGCGGGAAAGGGATTGGTGGTGATACTGCCAACAGAACGGGATGTGCTACAGTACACGGCTAATCCTGATCTGGAAGTATTTGATTACCTGAAGACACAACAGAAACCTACTACAGTTATATATGAACATGGATTTGGTGTGGCGGATGCAATACTGGGAGCAGATGGATCTATAGCCATCAGGCTGGTTACAGAAGATTTTTGCCGTCATCTACTCAAACGTTTTAAAAAACCTGTGGTTGCAACAGCGGCAAGCTTATCAGAAACTGCTTTTCCCCATAATTTTTCTGAAGTTGATATTGAAATAAAAAATAATGTAGAATATGTGGTACAACATCGGCAGAATGAGAAAGTTGAGTTTGAACCCTCGGCTATCATCCGGTGGAAGAATGCGCAAGTAGAAGTAGTGCGACCATAA